The Candidatus Bathyarchaeia archaeon DNA segment GGAATTTACGGCGCAAGAAGCGGCTTAAAAACACTAGTTTTAGAAGAAAAAATGGCTGGAGGCACAACTGCAGATGCTCCATTAATCGAGAATTACCCGGGATTTCAAAGCATAAATGGAATGGAACTAGCACAGAAAATGGTAACGCATTGCAGAGGTACAGGCGTGACAATCCGCGAATTTGAAAGCGTAATTGGGTTAGACCTTAAAGGCGAAAAGAAAATCGTGAAAACCAACAGGGGAGTTTATGAGGCAAACGCGGTTATCATCGCATCTGGTTCACATTATCGCGAACTTAACGTTCCAGGCGAAAAGGAATTTCGCGGAAGAGGAGTGAGCTATTGCGGAATCTGCGACGGTCCATTGTTCAAGGATAAGCGTGTTCTTGTTGTTGGTGGTGGAAATTCTGCGGTGATGACGGCTTTATATCTTGCAGGACTTGCATCTGAAGTTAAAATTGTCCATCGCAGAAACGAGTTTCGTGCTGAAGAAGCTCTTGTTAAAGATTTGGCTACGAAAAAGAACATTGAAATTTTGTGGAATACTGAAGTGCGGGAAATTCAAGGCGAAAAACTAGTTACCAAAGTAGTATTGTTTAATAATCAAAGTGGCGAAACCCGAGAGATGGTAATTGATGGCGTTTTCATTCAGGTTGGTGAAGCCCCAAACAGTCAATTGGCAAAGGAGGCGGGTGTTGAAGTTGACGAACGTGGCTATATTAAAATTGACATTTTCCAGCGCACAAATGTTCCTGGAGTTTACGCTGCAGGCGACGTTACCAATCATCCCGTCAAGCAAGTTGGAGCCGCAGTTGGTCAAGGCATAACGGCAGCATTGGAAGCTTACGTTTTCATTAGGAGACCATATTACAAAAAATAGGAAATGCTGCAAAACTATTATATCACTCTGAATCTATTTTGAAGATTTCTAGGCACGGTTGACACATTAAGGAACTGAAAGCAGTTAGCATTGGAGAAGTGCCAAGGATGAATGAAAAATGCGTTACTGCAGTAACTATCAATCAAGATTACTGTAGCCGCTGTTCAATCTGTTATTCAGTCTGTCCATATGAAGCTATAACGCGGAATGTTGAGACTGGCAAAGTCGAAATAGATATACAGAAGTGCCAAGTTTGCGGTATATGTTACAGTGCTTGTCCCGTTTTTGCCATTGAAATGGTCTACTACGATTACAATACGCTAGTAGATTACGTAGATTACGTGAGGAAAAAAGTGCAGAGCGACACGCTTGTTTTGATGTGCCGCGGAAACTCGCCTTCAACATGTGAAATTGAAGAAATTTTGGCTGAGCAAGGCTTAAGCGTTAAGGATTATGTTCCTTTGCGTTTGCCGTGTTCTGGGCGTGTTCCAACGGAATTCATTTTCAAAGTTTTGAAATCTGGCATCAAGAATGTTGTTTCGGTTCAGTGTGAAGATGCGTTTTGCCGTTTTAAGGAAGGCACGAAGATTAACACGAGACGGCTTCTTTTGGGTAAAGGTGTGCTTGAACAGTTAGGTTTCAGCAAAGACGTCGTAAAAGTTGTGAAGTATTCTCGGAAAGTTGTTTACGAAACTAAAAAATGTGTTGGTTGCGACAAATGTGTTTTCATATGTCCATATGCTGCTATTGAAGCGGAGCCTTTTGCAACTCCTAAAATACTTTACGATTACTGCATGGGCTGTGGCGCGTGCCAACTTGTTTGTCCGCACCATGCCATTCAAGTTAAAGGTTTCGAGTTTGAAAATGTTCTAAAGCGTTATGGAGAAGCCGCTAGAAAACTGAAGGCTGAAGGAAAAGCACCAGTCATTTTAGTGTTCAGTTGTCAATGGTCAGAGTTTAGGGCTTTGGATGACCTTGAAAGCGAGCTTTTTAAGAAGCGGAATGCTATTGCTTTGGAGGTTCCATGTTTTAAGGCGCTTGACCCAGTGCATGTCGTTAACGCGTTGCAGAACGGCTTTGATGGTGTGATGGCAGTTGTGTGCTCTGCGGAAGATTGCAAACTGCAAGAAGGAAGGGACACGGCGGAAAGAAATATGGCAGTGTTAAAAGATGCTTTGAAAAAAATGGGTTTACAAGAGCGTTTCATGCTTTTTGAAGTGTCTCCAAGATGCGTAGGTGACTTTAACCAAAAGTTGGATATGTTTTGGAAACAAGTTACGGCTTTGCCACCTTTGAAACTGGTGAAAGCGGAGGCTTAGTGGATGTATAAGATTTTGAAGAATGAAGAGTTGGCTCCAAAGATTAAGTTGTTTGAAGTTTACGCTCCTGAAATGGCTGAAAAGGCTAAACCTGGACAATTCATTATTGTTATTGCTGACGAGAAAGGCGAGCGTGTTCCACTTACTATTGCCGATTACGACGCGAAAAAAGGGACGATTTCTTTTGTTTTTAATGAAGTTGGCAAATCCACTAAGCAGTTGGGGCTTTTGAAGAAAGACGATGGCATATGGAACATTACTGGTCCGCTTGGTAATCCTTCTGAGATTAAGCGTTTTGGGCGGGTTTTGTGTGTTGCTGGCGGTGTGATGATTGCGCCTATGCGTTTGCAAGTTAAAGCGTTGAGTGATGCGGGTAACAGTGTTGTCACGGTTGTTGGTGCGCGGATTAAGGATTTGCTTTTCTATGAGGATGAGATGAAAGCGTTAAGTGACGAGTTTTACGTGGCGACTGATGATGGTTCTAAGGGTTTTAAGGGTTTAGATTTTCTTAAGGATGTTCTTGCTAAGGAGAAGTTTGACCGTTGTGTTGTTATGGGTCCTGTTGTTATGATGAAGAACGTTAGCGAAATCACTAAGCCTTTTGGTATTCCAACGGTTGTTACTTTGACGCCTATCATGGTTGATGGTATGGGAATGTGTGGTGTTTGCAGGGTTACTGTTGGTGGGAAAATGATGTTTGGGTGTGTTGATGGTCCAGAGTTTGATGGGCACAAGGTAGATTTTGACGGTTTGATTAAGCGTCAACGTATGTTTCTGCCAGAAGAGCGTTTAAGCTCGCTTTTATGGGAGTTGCATGGAGGTTGCCGTTGTGGCGGAAAGTAAGCCTAAACCCAAAATTAAGAAGGAAGCTGTGCCGATTCCCAAGCAGAAACCTGAAGAGCGTAGGCGAAATTTTAACGAGGTTGCTTTGGGTTACACGGAAGAGCAAGCGCTTGAAGAAGCGAATCGCTGTTTACAGTGTCCCAAGCCGCAGTGTGTTACTGGTTGTCCAGTTGAAATTGAAATTCCAGCTTTTATCAAGTTGTTGCGAGAAGGCAAGTATGAGGAAGCCATAGCGAAGATTAAGGAGAAAAATTCTTTGCCAGCGATTTGTGGGCGTGTTTGTCCTCAGGAAGAACAGTGTCAGCTGAAATGTGTTGTTGGAAAGGTTGGCGAGCCAGTTAGTATTGGGCGTTTGGAGCGGTTTTTGGCTGATTGGGAAAGGGAACGTGGCTTTAAGGTTCCGGAGATTGCAAAGTCGACTGGAAAGAAGGTTGCGGTTATTGGTGCTGGTCCTGCTGGTTTGACGGTTGCTGCTGATTTGGCTAAGCTTGGGCATAAGGTTGTAATTTTTGAGGCTTTGCATTTGCCTGGTGGCGTTTTGGTTTATGGTATTCCAGAGTTTCGTTTGCCGAAGAAGATTGTGCAGGCGGAGGTTGATTATATTCAACGGTTAGGTGTGGAGTTTAAGTGTGGTTTTTTGGTTGGGCGTACTTACACGATTCCAGAATTGCTTAAAGAGCGTGGTTTTGACGCGGTTTTTATTGGGACAGGTGCTGGTTTGCCAGCGTTTATGAATGTGCCTGGTGAGGATTTAGGTGGGATTTATAGTGCGAATGAGTTTTTGATTAGGGTTAATCTTATGAAGTCCTATGCATTTCCGTGTTATGACACGCCTATTCGTATTGGAAAGCATGTGGTTGTTATTGGCGGTGGCAACGTAGCCATGGACAGTGCGCGTTCTGCTTTGCGTTTGGGTGCTGAGGAGGTTTGTATTGTTTATAGGCGTTCAAGGGAAGAGTTGCCAGCGAGGAAGGAAGAGATTGAAAATGCGGAGGAAGAAGGTATAGTTTGTAAGTTTTTGGCTGCGCCTACACGGTTTATCGGCGACGAGAAGGGTTGGGTTAAGCAGATGGAGTGTATCTGCATGGAGTTGGGTCCACCAGACGATAGTGGTAGGCGTAGACCTGTGCCTGTTAAGGGTAGCGAGTTTGTTATGGATACTGACACAGTGATTGTTGCGATTGGTAGAACGCCGAATCCTATTATTCAGCGCACTACGGAAGGTTTGGCGGTTACGAGGTGGGGTACGATTGTTGCAGACGAGAATGGTAAGACGAGTCTTGAAGGTGTTTATGCTGGTGGGGATATTGTGACTGGTGAGGCGACTGTGATTAGTGCTATGGGTGCTGGGAAGAAAGCGGCTAGGGCGATTCATGAGTATTTGATGAAGAAGTAAGTGCTGTGTGAAAGTTATAGCCCCCCCTTATATATAGGTTGAAGTTGTGGTTAGGGTTTGGGTTGGTGGTTAGGTCGAAGTTGTTTTGTGTTGATGGTTTTGAGTGTTATGTGTTTTTGTTTGCAGGCTTTTTTGGTTGTGTTTAGTATGGTTTTGTTCCAGTTTTGTGGGTCGTTTATTAGTGTGATGGTTTTGTAGTTTGTGTGTTGGATGTAGTTTGCGATTTGGTTTGCGACGTATTCTATTGTTTCTTTGTCGAGTGGCGTGGCGGTTTCGTGTTGTGAGAGGGGGTAAACTTCGTCTAGTTCGATTGGGATTATGCCGAAAGGAGCAGCGTAAAAGCAGATATGAGCATCTTTAAGGTCTTCGCCGAATTTCTTTTGGATTTGTTTGAATTCTGGTGATTTGTGGAAGGGTTTTGTTCGTGTCTGTGGCGCGAGCAAGAGAGCTTTTGCGTTTTTGGGTGGTGTGTATCTTTTTGTTAAGCGTTTTCTATGGCGGACTATTTCTGGTCGCATTAGTCCTACTGAAGAGTAGTAGAAGAGTCCGCTTGGTTTTGTTATTGGGCTGTGTTTTTCGATGAATTCTTCGTATTTCTTTAATTGTTTTAGAGCTTGAAGTAGTGAGGGGTGGGCGTGGGCGCGCATTTCTAAGTGTTCCCAGAGGCGTCCGTCTTTTATGGCTTGTTTTATGCGTTTTAATTCGGCAACGCAGACGTATAGGTTGTGTTCTGCGAGGAAGGCTTCTCTTTCGTTTTTAGGCATCTCTAAAATTTGTTTTGGCGTCGTGTGTGCGCATTTTGGACATGCGCATGGGAAATAGTCTAGTTCGTTTAAGCGGTGTGTGCCCGAGTCTGTCATGTAGCGGTTTTGTCTGGCGTAGATTGCGTAGGCTGCAGAATCGAAAAAGTCGCAACCGAGAGCTATTGCCAAAGCGAACATGAATGGGTGTCCGGCGCCGAAAAGATGTAAGGGTCTGTCTGGTGGCAAGTTCATTTTTGCAGTCATTATCATGTCCGCGAGCACATCGAAACGGTAGGTTTCCATGACTTCTGTTGGGCTTCCTAAAGCGTGGATTTGGAAGGGCAACTTGCTCATTTCACGGGCGGATTCTGCTACTAAATCTAGGTGCTTGCCACCTTGGACTGGACCAACCCAGAAGATGTCATCGCGGGTTTTGATTTTGAAAAGTTGTTTGGCGCGTTTTAGTGTTTCTTTTACTGTGGTTTGTGCGTGGGTTTTTGTGACTTTCCATCCTGTTGGGATGTCTAGGATTGTGGCGATGTCCGTGTCTATTTGTTCTTGATAGGCGATTATTTCTTTTTGTGTGATGTCTATGTTGCCGTAGACGAGGATTTGGTAGGCGCCAGAATCCGTCATTATTGTCCCGTCAAAGTCTAAAAACTTGTGTAAGCCTTGTTGAATTGGCTGGTCTTGGAAACGCTTGCGGATGATGTAAGCGTTAGTTATTAAAGCGTTTAAGCCAAACTCGGTCATTATCCTTTTTGGCGGAATAGGCTGAATAGAAGGGTTTACAACAGGAAACAACAAAGGAGTCTCAACAACACCACTTTTAGTCTTTAACCTACCAATCCTCGCAAGCAAATCCCGCTCCCTAACTTCAAAACTCATCATCAAACCTAAACAGAATCAGAATAAACACGCTTATAAAAATGTGGACAGAGTATGTGACTGAACCATAAAGTGCACCAGAATATGTGCATAGAAAAATTGTTGGAGATCGTTATGTGTTTTTAACCATGGATATTTAAGACGTTGCTTTAGTTTAGAGAGACAAATGAGGTAAATTAGAAAAATGCGTTTATTTGTTGGGCTACGAGGTTAATTACGGCAAGGAGGAACGTCTGATTTCAATTCTAAGTTTCCCTCAGAGATGTTCAACAGAGGCATATTGCCGAAATTATCAGCATTTTTCTATCTTTTTTCATCACATTCTTTAATCAGCAGTGTTGGAAAAACAAAAATAGCGAAATTGACACACGAAAACTTTGCTTTCAGGAGATTGAAATTATGAGAAAAGAAAAATTAGTAGCTCTAGCGGCAGTAACTCTCATCTTGTTCGCTGCCCTCCCAGGCTTATCATTTGCCAGACCCCAAAACGACGCAGGCAGCGGTACAGATGCAGGTAACACTCAGCAGACAGCACTTTTCATCACGCCGAACACATACACTGGCACATTGTACGGTCCAAACGAAGAGGACGTATCGGACTATTACAATTTCACTGCTTACAATGGACACTGGATAAACGTAACAATGGCGCCACCACCAAACATGGACTTCCATCTGCAACTGTTTAATTCCACTGGACACTTGAAAGCAGGGTCATATAAAGGCGTCAACGAAACAGAATCAATTTCATATTTAGCAAACTCAGACGGAACGTGGACAATTCACATCTTTGTAAATTCGACTGCAGATGAAGGCGAATACTCCTTCACTATTACACCAACCAACAGTCCACCAGAGAAACCATCAGCTCCTTCGGGTCCCAGTAGTGGATACGTGTATACCTACTACGCGTACACAACAAGCACAACTGACCCAGACGGCGATACTATCATCTACCAATTTGACTGGAATGACAGCTCAACCACTACAACAATCATTCCATATCCTTCAGGACAACCCATAACAATATCCCATCAGTGGAAATATCCCCAAACTTACTACATCAAAGTGCGAGCAAAAGACGCCCATGGCTTATGGAGCGCTTGGTCAGACTTCAAGACAATCACACTGAGCCAAAATGACGCAGGTAGCGGCGGAGACGCAGGCAACACTCCCTCAACAGCTTTATCAATCTCGCCAGGTTCGTACAAAGGCACCCTATACTACCCAAATCCAACTGACACGGTAGACTTCTACAATTTCACTATCACAGTTGGAGACTGGATATATGTGACCATGGTTCCTCCATCCACTTCTGATTTTCAATTAGAAGTCCACAGTCCAGATGGAAACGTGTATGGTTCTTACAATGGTGCTGGGCAGATGGAAAGCATCAACCACAGAGCGGAAATAGGTGGAACATGGAGCATACGCGTTTCACGATACACTGGCGAAGGACAATATGCATTCAACCTCAGCATCACTCCCGCACACGCTCAATTGACAGTGTGTGTCCCGCAAGCTCCTCCGGAAGGAGTCATCATATGGATAGACGGACAAGCTTACGTAGCATACGCCAGTACTCCAGTAGTCGTCACCTTAGCAACGGGCGTACACACACTCGAAGCGGAAAGAAGCTTTCTCAAAGAAGAATGGACACCAGGAACCTACTATATCTACACCTTCTTGAAATGGTCAGACGGCGTGACAGCAAACCCACGCAGCATGAACATCACTCAAAACACAACAATAACAGCATACTATTTACGATCAAAATATGGAATAGAATAGTTCAAGAGGTATGCGCCTTTCAATTCCCTCTTTTTTCTAATGGTAAATTACGCCAAAACCTTAACTAGACGAAACAATTCTAGCTACTCAAAAGGTTGATGAATAAGAATGAGTTTAAATAAACTTGTCAAAGACGAAATTTCTGGTGTTGTTGCTAAGGGTTTTGTTGAGCAAATCGCCCGTTTTCATCGCATTCAAGGCTCCACGATGTTTCATGAAGCCGCAGAATATGTCAGAAATGAACTGTTAAAAATAGGCTTGAAAGACGCTGTAATCGAGCAGTTCACGGCAGACGGCAAAACCCAATACTGGACACACACTAGTCCGGTCGGCTGGACAGCTAAAAGCGCAGAACTTCACCTTGTCGAGCCAGAAGAACGTCTAATCGTCCGCTACGAAGACGTACCCACCTGCTTACACACATACAGCAAAGCCACGCCGCCCGAAGGTATAACAGCCGAAGTAATAGACGTGGGCAAAGGAACAAAACCAAAAGACTACGAAGGCAAAGACGTAAAAGGCAAATTCGTCCTCGCCACGGGCAGAGCCCACCAAGTCCACGAAGAAGCAGTGTGGAAACGCGGCGCCATAGCAGTAATAACAGACACACTAACCTACGAAATGCCCGGAGTCCGCGAAAGCCTCGACATACCAGACGCCCACGCTTACCAGGGCATATGGCCAAAAGCCGAAGAAATCGACAAAGTAACATTCGGCTTCAGCCTATCCAAACGCCAAGGAAACATGCTCCGCGCTTTGCTGGCGAAAGACAAAACCGTGAAACTTAAGGCAAAAGTGGACGCGCAACTTTTCAGCGGCTACTCAGACGTGGTAACCGCCACAATAAAGGGCAAGTCTAAACCAGACGAAGAAATCTTCCTAATCGCGCATTTGTGCCACCCAAAACAAAGCGCAAACGACAACGCTTCCGGCAGCGGATTACTAATTGAAATCGCACGCACAATCACCGCGTTAATAAACAGCGGCAAAATCCAACCGCCAGATAGAACAATACGCTTCTTCTGGGTTCCCGAAACACTAGGCACAGCCGCATATCTAAGCCAACATGAAGACATGTTCAACCATTTTATAGCAGGCATAAACTTGGACATGGTCGGACAAAACCAGGAACTCTGCAAATCCACGCTAAACTTGGACTGCACGCCTGATTCTTGCCCGTCTTACTTGAACGACTACGTTTACAGCCTAATTGAACAATCCACAAAAGAATTCGACTCACCAACCGCATTCGGCTCAAGCTCAACCTTCCGCTACGCAGCAACAGCCTTCAGCGGAGGAAGCGACCACGCAGAATTCACAGAAGCAACCGTACACGCGCCATGCGTAATGCTGCTACAATGGCCAGACCTCTACTATCACACAAGCATGGACACAATCGACAAAGTAAGCGAAGACAGCCTCAAACGCGTAGGCTGGATAACCACAGTTGCAGCTTTAACGCTTGCAAATGCCACAGCCGAAACCGCATATTTACTGGCGCAGTTAACCGCTTCAAAAGGCATAACCCGCCTAGAAAACGCAGCTACAGAAGCAACCCAAGCACTGTTCAAGAAAAAAGAAGACCCAAAACTGAAAGACAAACCAGAAGAACTAGCCAAAGAACTCGCAAAAACAGCCGCATATTACAAAAGCAAAATAGCGCACATTACATGGCGCGAACAAGAAGCAACCAAATCAGCCCAAAAACTCGCACAAACACCAAAACTAGCCGCCTTTATAAATAGACTCTGCGAAGAAATCGCAAACCAAGGCAAACAAAAAACCGCAAGAATAGAAGAAACCCTAAACTTCATCGCAGAAACATCCGCCTTAACCATTCCAACAACCACAGAAGAAACCGAACCAGAAAAAGAACTGAAAAAGCTTGTTCCAAAACGCTTGTTTAAGGGCACACTCAGCTTCGACATATTAAAGAAAGCCTTAGGTGAAAAAGAATACGAATGGTACGAGGAAATCTGGGAAAAAGACCCACAATTCGGCAAAAAAATAGGCGAACTAATAAACTTCATGGACGGAAAACGAAACGCGCATCAAATTCTAACCGCAGTCTCAGCAGAATACAACGAAACCAACCTAGAACTTGCACTAAAATTTCTCAGAGACCTAGAAAAAGCGAAACTACTCACTTTTGAATAGCAACGCCATTCTTCTTTTTCGCTCTTGTTTCTTCCAGAAAAAGCGGCAAAACCGCAGACACGCCAATCGTGACGGCAGAAGCATAAAACGGCGCCAATTGCCCCCACGCATCCCAGAGAACACCACTCAAAGCGTTTCCAATCATTAACCCAACCCAAAATGTCGTCGCCGACACGCCGTTAACGAAGCCCCACCGCGATTGAGGCGTAGAGTCCATCATAAGCGTCTGAAAAGCAGGCCAAGACATGTTCAACAAAGCATTTGACAAGAACATGAAAAGAACCAGCTCAACAAAACTTCGCGAATAAGCAAACAACAGGAAAAACGGGGAAGAAACCAAAAACGTCCAAAACATAACCTTTCGCCGGTCAAACCGGTCACTGCACTTGCCGCCGGGAAGCTGCACCACAATCGAAGCAACACCAAAACCTATAGCATATAATATTCCAATTAAAGTGTAATCCAAGTTAAAATTCAGCCTAGCAAAAACTGAAATCACTGGTCCAGTTGCGCCGATGCCGACGCCTTGAATTATGTTAATCAACGAGAACATGACGAGAACAAACAAATATTTCCTAGCTACGCTACTGCCAGCATCATTTACGCTTTCAGCTTTCGCCAACGGCTTTCTCCGAGTCTCACGCATCAGAAGCGTCAACGGAAAAACACTCAATATCAAAATGAAACATGCAAAGAAAGGAAAACGAATACCCAAAGCGTCCGCGGCTGCACCACCCAAAAAAGGAGCCACTGTTGACCCAATCAACCATGAAATGTTCGTCCACCCATAAGCAGAAGCCATTCCACCGTTTGCTGAAGCATCCGCAACTATAGCCCAGCGAATCGGAATATACAAACCCGTCGCGAAACCACTCAGCATAGCCCAAGGCACCAAATCCACCCAATTGTTGGCTAAGGCATACATTAAAGGCGGAAAAGCAGCCAGCAACGTTCCCAAAGCATGAATTTTTCTTCTACCATACTTGTCAGATAGGAAGCCGCTGAGAATCTGCACGCCAGCCGCAAAAGCGTTTGAAACGGAAAAGACAAAGCCAAGCTCCGTCATGGAAGCGTTAAGTTCAGTAATGTAAATTGGCCATATTGGACTAATCAGGTTGAGGGCTAAGGAGCAAACTAAGAAAACGATGGAAAGAAGCAGTATGTCTCGTCCGTAACTCATAAAGCGTTGCAATCTCGTTGCCCCTAGCCAAGCTAACCAGCCAACCTTCGAAAATGGCAACCGTCTATTTAACAATTATGGGTTAGACACAACACCATACCGAGCAGAACATGTTTATAATTGTGATTTTGTTTAGATTATCTGTTCACGGCAGACAGAGGCTTAAACATGGTTTGCACAATTAAAATCTATGAAAAACCAAAACTGAACACTCCCGTTTTGATAGAGGGCTTGCCAGGTATAGGATTCGTAGCCAACATTGCCGCTTTGCATTTAATCAGCGAGTTAAAAGCCAAACTTTTCGCTGAAATTCTCTCAGCTTCTTTTCAAGACTTGGCTGTGACAACCGAAACTGGAGGTACACGTTCACCAATAAACGAGCTTTACCATTATAAGGCGGATGGCAACGGTCGCGACTTAATAATATGGTATGGCAACACACAGGCGCTAACAACTTTTGGGCAATACGAGCTATGCGGACGCGTTTTAGACATAGCTGAAGAGTTAGGCTGCCGTTTTCTAATCACTTTAGGCGGGTTCAAACAAGACGAGATAAAGGAAGTTCCACAGGTTTACTGTGCAGCCACAGACGCTGAAACCGCAAAAGAAGCCTTAGGCTTGGGAACGAAAATGATGGTTGGACAAATTTTCGGCGTGGCTGGGCTTCTAGTAGGGCTTGGCAGACTCAGAGGTTTTAAGGGTTTCTCGCTTTTAGTTGAAACACAAGGAACTTATCCGGATGCTAATGCTACGCGTTATGCTTTGTCAGCAGTGAACAAGTATTTGAATATGAATGTTGACTTGTCGAAGTTGGATGTGGCTGCGGAGAAGACCAAGAAAATATTGGAGTCTTTCGGTTTGATTAGAACCGTTGTTGAACCACAAAAGAAAGAAGAACAGAAATTCCGCTGGTTCGTTTAAACTCGCAAATATACAATTTAGAAAGAAGCGTAGAACTCTTCAATTCTGCCGAGGATGCTCTCTATTTTCATGTGAGGCTTCATTTCTTCTCTCCATTCCTTAGGAAGTTTTAATCTAAATCGTCCAGCTGCTCGCCCATCCATTATGACAATGACGCCTTTATCTTCTGGACTGCGTAAAAGTCTTCCAGCAGACTGCGCCAACGCGTTTAAGCATGGAATGTCATTTGCATATTCTAGTGCCCTTTCACCAAATTTTTCTCTGAAAAACGTGTATAGGGCTTCTTGAAGTTCTGTTCTCTTTGGGTATGGCAAGCCAACGATAACAACCGAGGAAAGCATGCTTCTTCCTTCAGTTGACATGTCAACGCCTTCGCTGATTTTGCCTCTCGCAACGCCGAACACGACGCATTCTCTGTTGGTTTTTAAGAAACGAAGCACATCCACAATTTTTGTGCCTTTTTCTTCAACAACCAAAGGCGAATCAAACTCTGACAGCTTAGCTATTTGGCGCATTATCTCGTATGAAGGAAAGTAAACGGCTACCCGTCCGTTGATTTGCTGAACTATTTGCGTTAAGTGGTCTGCTATTCGCTTCCATTGCGTTTCATTGCGTTTTTCAAACTGTGTTGTAACTGCTTTATCCACTAGGATAAGCCTGTTTTCTGGCGGAAACGGACTAGGAAGTTCCATGCTTCTGCAGCGTTTTTGGTCGATGCCTAAAACGTCAATGTAATAGTTTGCGTGCCAAAGCGTTCCAGACATTAATATGGCAGAGCGAAGTTCGTTGATGACGCTTGCAGCAACCGACGGGTCGAGACACTTAATTCCAATTCTAACATGTCTTCGCCCTTCTCTGTCAAGCTCAACCTTAACGTAACGCACATAAGCCGAACCGGAAAGCTTGACCCAATTCAGCAAGAAACTTGCACAGCGAGAAAGATAGGAAACTGGGCTTTTGCCGACTTCAGCCCTTTTTTGCCGTATGTATTCACCTTTTTCTAGAAGCTCAGACGCGAATTCTTTCAGTTTGCCACTTTCTACTCGAAGGTTTTTGGATAAGGCGTTGACTATTTTGTCTGTGGCAATAAGGTGTTCAACGTCTAACCCATAGTTT contains these protein-coding regions:
- a CDS encoding ATP-dependent DNA helicase yields the protein MADELTQTETESEKDFHRLVREFFPYPDFRPFQLKAIKFAFDVIKNGNVGLLSSPCGTGKSISVLTAFLMAKKADSSVGKLLALTRTRNQLEIYCRELQSIKKQCGASFVASVFKSKKELCPQIMEDPKLRTLSYRDFLYYCKGLKEGAFEKTCKYYDRTYTDWKPSWHAFNVVNKIKEAGPLMPEEVYEISQSQELCPYEVTKILTRHANIVIGNYNYILVDAIRGSILGKAGLRTKDINCVFDEAHSLPYYAAGIFSDELSSTSIKRALREVKDFGLDDYGFLEALHHVLLELGKTVYKNYGLDVEHLIATDKIVNALSKNLRVESGKLKEFASELLEKGEYIRQKRAEVGKSPVSYLSRCASFLLNWVKLSGSAYVRYVKVELDREGRRHVRIGIKCLDPSVAASVINELRSAILMSGTLWHANYYIDVLGIDQKRCRSMELPSPFPPENRLILVDKAVTTQFEKRNETQWKRIADHLTQIVQQINGRVAVYFPSYEIMRQIAKLSEFDSPLVVEEKGTKIVDVLRFLKTNRECVVFGVARGKISEGVDMSTEGRSMLSSVVIVGLPYPKRTELQEALYTFFREKFGERALEYANDIPCLNALAQSAGRLLRSPEDKGVIVIMDGRAAGRFRLKLPKEWREEMKPHMKIESILGRIEEFYASF
- a CDS encoding PAC2 family protein, which codes for MVCTIKIYEKPKLNTPVLIEGLPGIGFVANIAALHLISELKAKLFAEILSASFQDLAVTTETGGTRSPINELYHYKADGNGRDLIIWYGNTQALTTFGQYELCGRVLDIAEELGCRFLITLGGFKQDEIKEVPQVYCAATDAETAKEALGLGTKMMVGQIFGVAGLLVGLGRLRGFKGFSLLVETQGTYPDANATRYALSAVNKYLNMNVDLSKLDVAAEKTKKILESFGLIRTVVEPQKKEEQKFRWFV
- a CDS encoding DUF4910 domain-containing protein → MSLNKLVKDEISGVVAKGFVEQIARFHRIQGSTMFHEAAEYVRNELLKIGLKDAVIEQFTADGKTQYWTHTSPVGWTAKSAELHLVEPEERLIVRYEDVPTCLHTYSKATPPEGITAEVIDVGKGTKPKDYEGKDVKGKFVLATGRAHQVHEEAVWKRGAIAVITDTLTYEMPGVRESLDIPDAHAYQGIWPKAEEIDKVTFGFSLSKRQGNMLRALLAKDKTVKLKAKVDAQLFSGYSDVVTATIKGKSKPDEEIFLIAHLCHPKQSANDNASGSGLLIEIARTITALINSGKIQPPDRTIRFFWVPETLGTAAYLSQHEDMFNHFIAGINLDMVGQNQELCKSTLNLDCTPDSCPSYLNDYVYSLIEQSTKEFDSPTAFGSSSTFRYAATAFSGGSDHAEFTEATVHAPCVMLLQWPDLYYHTSMDTIDKVSEDSLKRVGWITTVAALTLANATAETAYLLAQLTASKGITRLENAATEATQALFKKKEDPKLKDKPEELAKELAKTAAYYKSKIAHITWREQEATKSAQKLAQTPKLAAFINRLCEEIANQGKQKTARIEETLNFIAETSALTIPTTTEETEPEKELKKLVPKRLFKGTLSFDILKKALGEKEYEWYEEIWEKDPQFGKKIGELINFMDGKRNAHQILTAVSAEYNETNLELALKFLRDLEKAKLLTFE
- a CDS encoding MFS transporter, which translates into the protein MSYGRDILLLSIVFLVCSLALNLISPIWPIYITELNASMTELGFVFSVSNAFAAGVQILSGFLSDKYGRRKIHALGTLLAAFPPLMYALANNWVDLVPWAMLSGFATGLYIPIRWAIVADASANGGMASAYGWTNISWLIGSTVAPFLGGAAADALGIRFPFFACFILILSVFPLTLLMRETRRKPLAKAESVNDAGSSVARKYLFVLVMFSLINIIQGVGIGATGPVISVFARLNFNLDYTLIGILYAIGFGVASIVVQLPGGKCSDRFDRRKVMFWTFLVSSPFFLLFAYSRSFVELVLFMFLSNALLNMSWPAFQTLMMDSTPQSRWGFVNGVSATTFWVGLMIGNALSGVLWDAWGQLAPFYASAVTIGVSAVLPLFLEETRAKKKNGVAIQK